Below is a genomic region from Henckelia pumila isolate YLH828 chromosome 3, ASM3356847v2, whole genome shotgun sequence.
GTGTGCTTGTGTTAGGAACTGAAAAGTGATGATGAAATTGTTGTTCGCTGCCTAATATTCTCTTAAAGTTCAAAGGTTTTATGAAATGTTGACGCTGGTTTGATGAAAATTGCTGTCATAGAAAATCGGGAAATAAAAGGCCAAGTTCTTGTAAAAACCCCCAAGTAGACAGCAAGTTTTTTGTGGAATTAGTAGTTATCGAAGCAATCACGTTCATTTAGTTGATGTGAGCTGATTTATTCAAGCTTTTCTTTGTGCTGCATTATGTGCATAATTGTTTCCTTACAGGCCAGAATTGTATTCAGATCAAATGGCTGAATTTCCGAAGTCCAGCAAGGAATCGTCCAAGAATGAAGCGCACAAGAGATCATCTTCAGATACGAGGAATGAGAATGTATCTAAACAACAAAAAAGGGAGGACTACCCTTACCAAATGCTTCCAGGGATGAAGTTGGCGTCTTCCAAACCTTCTGCATTTCGAGACTTTAAATTCATCCGTCAGGATTCTTTCAACAACCATGAAGTAGCTTCTAATCAAGAGCAAGAATTCGTGGCGGGTGCCTCTGGTCTGGATGCCGACAAAGGCAGTGGAAGTTGCAAGGATCCCAGTGTTGAAATTTCACCCAAAGAGAAGTCCCTCCAAGCTGCACATATGCTCGACCTCAACTCCCCTTTGCCTGACCTGAATGTTACCCCTCCTGAAGTCGAGTCAATTAATGATGCTGATAAGGAATCCAATGTTCAGAAGGGGCCTTCATTCGTGGCCAATGACCTCCAAGAGATAGTGAAGGTGGTCCGTAAACTGGAAATCGAGGGCCATATCTCGGGGAATTTCAGATTGAAATTCCTCACTTGGTATGGCTTGCATTGCACGGCCAAAGAACGCGATGTCGTGCATACCTTCATACGAACTCTAAATGATGATCCCAGCTGCTTGGCTGGACAATTAATTGACTTGTTCTCAGACATTATAAACATGAGGTCGTGAAATGGTTTCTTTCGAAGATCTGGGGCATTTTGGATATTTAAACTGTGAAAATTTCATCGTGCTATTATCTTTGTGTAGACTTTATTCTTAGTTAACTACATGATTTTCTGTGGGTGCAAGCGATTGTGAGCTCGTGGTTTTATCCGGCAAAAACTGCACTCTTCTAGCATCGTGAATTTGTTTTTGTGCACAGTACGTGCTATCATGGTTCAACTTCATGATACGTGCTGGAATAATTTCCTAGGTTTGTGTTTCTGTTGACTGATGGGATTATCTCATCAAAATTTTGCCACTGTAGGCTAAATGAAGAGTATCTATCTAGTCAGAGTTTAGTTCTGTTTTCAATTTTTCATAATCATACCTTATAATTTGTTATAATGGGATGCAGATAAAAGGAGTAAACAGAATAGAGGTATCAATCTAGTCAGAGTTTATTTATGTCTTCAATTTTTAATACCTTGAAAATTTGCTATAATTGGATACCGATAAAATGGAGTAAATGGAATTCTATCGCACATCTTAGTGTCTTATTTTACCTGATTTGCTATTGATATACTAATTTGTGGTTCCCTTTGCTCATTAAAACGGAGAAGTGAAGCAGGGTAAAAAATCAGCTATGTGGTTCTCATGATATCCAATGGTTGATTTTCGTCACAGGTCTCATTGGAGTCCACATCATTTCGAACTCGGTAACTTGTGAGTTAATTTCCGTTTATATTTCAACAACTGATATTTTGGcagtttatttttgaaaatgggtTTTCATTTCCTTTTCATGCACAATGACACATGATCGTATATTCTTCATTGAATGCAACAGCAATGCACATCTGTGCAAAACGTTGAACTAGACATGTCTCGACCATGTTATTTTGGTCTGCAAATATCATCCCAGCATGAACTAAAAACTTTATATGACCTAAATGTGATATATATGGTGTTCCATGGCTTCTTTTGGTGTTATTTTAGTCTGTATTAGATCAATCGGAGACGGGAATGTAATGCGCAACTTGTACGTTTCTCTCTTTCTATTGTTTTTGTATTTTCAGTTTTCTCTTGTTTATTTCTTGATTTCAGCTCTCACTGTTCACACAGACGTGCCTGCTTGTCCATTGCAAAGCAATTTCTTTTCATGCTACTTCAATTGAGATTCCGTGGAGGTATGTGAAGTTCATGATAATAGCCGGATCTATTGTTTTCTACATTATAGTAAACACAAATGCACCAATAGCAAGAACTCCTGATTGGTCATGTGCCAATGAAACATTATTGTTGGTCATGATGGCTTCAATAAATTGGGACACCGGCCACTTATGATTGCCATCTATTAGCTATATCATGTCAATTATCATGCTTTCGGATTGATGTGTCCAAAAAATTGAAAGGCAAATTTAAAGataaacaaaataatactaACTTTTGGAGTTCATCTAGTGCATGAGACAACTAATTTATTCGAAGAAAAGTGATGGTCTTTTTCTCCTTATGTTAGTTCAGAAATATTTGTGCTCTAATTTTTGCATAAGTTGTATCTTAATTTGTATTGGGTTATTGATAGCCCTGTTTTGACCTAGAGACAATGTTATTTGCCTAGGCAGGCATGGCAGGCTTTGTAATCCGACATTATTCTTAGAGACGTTGCTTGTAATCAAGATTTAATTTTCTTTACTAGTGGTATCGTAAAATCGGTAAATCCACGCatggttattgtattttttccttttatgtCGATTTTTTTTGTAATCCTTAATTGTCCGCGAATTTGTTCCTTCTTGTGTTAGTGAAATGCTACCTTTTAGGGGAAAGGCCGCCTTTGTGCCAGTGAATGTGAAATCAATTTAAGATAAACATcacattaattattttttttgtaaccACAACATATGTGAATTGGATCCAGTCTAATAGGTTAGATTTGTGTAATCTTACCCAGATTTTGTCAACATTATATTATAACTTTTGAAaagcattttttatttatttcgttCTTTGGTTTACATATATCTGTTACTTTTTCATTCAAAAACAAAGGAAGGGCATTCGTGAACCAAGCCATTATttttaggggtaagatatacatGCTATTTCTTGtcgataaaaaattattatttgttcGTACCAGGTAAGTGGCAAAAACTTTAATTCAATTTCTTATGTTCCGATGTATGGTTTGGTTTTGTCAGGTTATGTGTGTGCGTGCGTATCTGTGTGTATATGAGATATTCTTTAAATTGTTAAATTGATAGATCTACGAGGTTAATACTTGAATTCATTTCTTTTCCAATGTGTGGTTTGGTTTTGTCGGGAATAGTAATTTTATGTGCTTGCGTGCGTGTGCATCTGTATGTATATGATATATctttatattatcaaatttatagATCTAAGAAGTTAAAACTTGAATTCGATTTCTTTTATTCCGATGTATGATTTGGTTTTGTCGGGAATAGTAATTTTATGCGCGTGCGTGCGTGCGTGCGAATCTATATGTATATGATATATTCTTTTTGTTATTAAATTGATAGATCTAAGAGGTTTCGATTTCTTATGTTCCGAATTCCGATGTATGATTTGGTTTCGTCGGGAATTAGAATTTTATATTCTTGCGTTCGTGCGAGTTGCTTgcgcatctatatatatatatatatacagtaaTGATCACCTGGGTGCAGGATTTTTCGTGTGCGACCACGGggttttagtgtttttttttacaCTAAAACACGGTATCGGGTTTTAGTGATCGCACACGAAAAATCCTGCACACTGGGGTGCAggtgatcaaaattatatatatatatatatatatatatatatatatatatatatatatatatatagtaattttcagctgcccaaccattcctgcccaactcgtccccgaccattaaaacccactaccgggttttagttgttttttttaaaaaaaattcgtatcactaaaacccgctaccgggttttagttgtcggggacgagttggacatcattggttgggcagctgaaaatttatatatatatatatatatgatatattattGAAAAGTGatgctaaaatttttatattcgaATGTTTATGAAGTGTAGATGGTGGTTTATGAAAATTACTGATATAGATAATCTGGAAATAAAAGCCCAAGTTCTTGTAAAACCCCCCAAGTTGACAGCAAGTTTTTTTGGAATTAGTAGTTATCGAAGCAGAAATAAGCAAGCTCGTGCATTTAGTTGATGTGAGCTGATTTATTCAAGCTTTTCTGTGCATAATTGTTTCTTTACAGGCCAGAATTGTGTACTCAGAGTGTCAAATGGCTGAATTTCCAAAGTCCAGCAAGGAATCGTCCAAGAACGAAGCACACAAGAGATCATCTTCAGATACAAGGGATGAGAATGCATCCAAACAACAAAAAAGGGAGGAATACCCTTACCAAATGCTTCCAGGGTTGAAGTTAGCGGCTTCCAAACCTTCTGCATTTCGAGACTTTAAATTCATCCGTCAGGATTTTTTCAACAACCGTGAAGTAGCATCTAATCAAGAGCAAGAATTCGTGGCGGGTGCATCTGGTCTGGATGACAACAAAGGCAGTGGAAGTTGTAAGGATCCCAGTGTTGAAATTTCACCCGAAGAGAAGTCCCTCCAAGCTGCACATATGCTCGACCTCAACTCCCCTTTGCCTGACCTGAATGTTACCCCTCCTGAAGTCGAGTCAATTAATGATGCTGATAAGGAATCCAATGTTGAGAAGGGGCCTTCATTCGTGGCTAATGACCTCCAAGAGGTAGTGAAGGTGGTCCGTAAACTGGAAATCGAGGGCCACATCTCGGGGAATTTCAGATTGAAATTCCTCACTTGGTATGGCTTGCATTGCACGGCCAAAGAACGCGATGTCGTGCATACCTTCATGCGAACTCTGAATGATGATCCGAGCTGCTTGGCTGGACAATTAATGGACTCGTTCTCGGATATTATAAACATGAGGTCGTGAAATGGTTTCATTCGAAAACCTGGGGCATTTTGGATATTTAAACTGTGAAAATTTCATCGTGCTATTCTCATGTCGACTTTATTCTTAGTTTACTACGTGATTTTGTGTGGGTGCAAGCGATTGTGAGTTCGTGCTTATCTCCGGCAAAAAACTGCACTCTTTTAGCACGGTGAATTTGTTTTTGTGCTCAATTCGTGCTATCATCGTTCAACTTCATGATACATGCTGGAATAATTTCCTTTTGTGTTTCTGGATTATCTCATCAAAATTTTGCACTGTAGGTGAAATTAAGAAGTATCTATCTAGTCAGAGTTTAGTTTTGTTTTCAATTTTTCATCATCATACCTTAAAATTTGCTATAATGGGATGCAGATAAACAGATTAAACAGAATCGAGGTATCGATCTAATCAGAGTTCAGTACTGTTTTAAATTTCTAATACCTTTAAAATTTGCTATGATTGGATACAGATAAAATGGAGTAAATGAAATATTCTATCGCACATCTTAGTGTCTTATTTTTCCTGATTTGTTATTGATATACTAATTTGTGGTTCCCTTTGCTCATTAAAATGGAGAAGTGAAGCAGGGTAAAAAAAATCAGCTATGTGGTTCTCATGATATCCAGTGGTTGATTTTTCATCACAGGTCTCATTGGAGTCCACATCATTTCTAACTCGGTAACTTGTGAGTTAATTTCTGTATATATTTCAACAACTGATATTTTGGCagttgatttttgaaaatgtgtTTTCATTTCCTTTTCATGCACAATTACACGTGATCATCTATTCTTCATTGAATGCAACGGCAATGCACATCTGTGCGAAACGTTGAACTAGACATGTCTCGTACCATGTTATTTTGGTCTGCAAATATCATCTGAGCATGAACTACAAATTTTATATGAACGAAATGTGATATCTGTGGTGTTCCATGGCTTCTTTGTGTGTTATTTTAGTCTGTATTAGATCAATCGGAGACGGGAATGTAATTTGCATCTTGTACGTTTCTGTCTTTCTATTGTTTCGTATTTTCAATTTTCTCTTGTTTATGTCTTGATTTCTGCTCTCACTGTTCACACAGATGTGATTGTTTGTCCATTGCAATGCAGCTTTTCTTTCATGCTACTTGAAGTGAGATTCCATGGAGGTATGAGCAAGAACTCCTGATTGGTCATGTGCCAATGAAACATTattgttgatcatgatggaTTCAATAAATTGAGCCACTTACGATTGCCATGCTATATCATGTCAGTTGTTATGCATATTTCTGAATGAAGGACTCCAACTTAACGCTTTATGTGCCAAAAAATTTAAGGGCAAATTTAAAGATAAACAAAATAATGCTAACCTAGACTTGATGAATTGAACTTTTGGAGTTCATCCAGTGCATTTGACTACAAGTTTGTGCGGATAAAATTGAAGGTACTTTTTTCCTTAGGTTAGTTCAGAAATGTTTGTGCTCTAATTTTTGCATAGGTATACTCACATTTTTTACATGGTGAATTATAAAGGGGATGTGGTTTCCTCAATTTGTTTTGAGTTATTGATACCCCTGTTTTGACCAAGAGACAATATTATTTACCGACGCTTGTATGTCAGGCTTTGTAATTCTACATTATTCTTAGAGACATGTTGCTTGTAatcaatatataattttctttatttGCTGTATTGTAAAATCAGTAAATCCACGCACGGTTATGGTATGTTTTCCTTTTATGTCGATTTTTTTTGTAATCCTTAATTTTCCGCGAATTTGTTCCTTGTGTTAGTGAAAGGCTACCTTTAAGGGGAAAGACTGCCTTTGTGCCAGTGAGTGTGAACTCAATTTAAGATAAACATCACGTTAATTATTTCTTGTAACCACGAACATATGTGAATTGGATCCAGTCTAATGGGCTAGATTTGTGTAATCTTACACAGATTTTGTCAACATTATAATATAACGTTTGAAAagctttttttatttatttcgttTTCTGGTTTACATATCTCTGTTACTCTTTCATTCAGAAACGAAGGAAGGGCATTCGTGAACCAAACCATCGATTTTAGGGGTAAGTTATACCGGCTATTTCAAACCATCGTTTATGTTCCAATGTATGGTTTGGTTTTATCGGGAATAGTAATTTTATGTGCGTGCGTATGTGTGTGTATGAGATATTCTTTAAATTGTTAAATTGACAAATCTAAGAGGTTAATACTTGAATTCGATTTCTTTTCCGATGTGTGGTTTGGTTTTATCGGGAATAGTAATTTTATGTGCTTGCGTGCGTGTGCATCTGTATGTATATGATATATTctttatattatcaaatttatagATCTAAGAAGTtaaacttgaatttgatttctTTTATTTCGATGTATGATTTGGTTTTGTCGGGAATAGTAATTTTATGCACGTGCGTGCGTGCGAATCTATATGTATATGATATATTCTTTATGTTATTAAATTGATAGATCTAAGAGGTTTCGATTTCTTATGTTCCGATGTGTGATTTGGTTTTGTCgagaataaaaattttatattcgtGCGAGTTACTTGCACATCCATctatatatgatatattattGAAAAGTGATGCTAAAATTGTTTGCTGCCTAATATTCTCTTAAAGTTTGAAGGTTTTATGAAGTGTAGATGGTGGTTTAATGAAAATTACTGATATAGATAATCTGGAAATAAAAGCCCAAGTTCTTGTAAAATCCCTCTAGTAGACAGCAAGTTGTTTTGGAATTAGTAGATATCGAAGCAGAAATAAGCAAGCTCGTGCATTTAGTTGATGTGAGCTGATTTATTCAAGCTTTTATTTGTGCTGCATTCTGTGCATAATTGTTTCTTTACAGGCCAGAATTGTGTACTCAGAGTGTCAAATGGCTGAATTTCCAAAGTCCAGCAAGGAATCGTCCAAGAACGAAGCACACAAGAGATCATCTTCAGATACAAGGGATGAGAATGCATCCAAACAACAAAAAAAGGGAGGAATACCCTTACCAAATGCTTCCAGGGATGACGTTAACGGCTTCCAAACCTTCTGCATTTCGAGACTTTAAATTCATCCGTCAGGATTTTTTCAACAACGATAAAGTAGCTTTTAATCAAGAGCAAGAATTTGTGGCGGGTGCCTCTGGTCTGGATGCCGACAAAGGCAGTGGAAGTTGTAAGGATCCCAGTGTTGAAATTTCACCCAAAGAGAAGTCCCTCCAGGCTGCACATATGCTCGACAGCAACTCCCCTTTGCCTGACCTGAATGTTGCCCCTCCTGAAATCGAGTCAATTAATGATGCT
It encodes:
- the LOC140886381 gene encoding uncharacterized protein isoform X1; the protein is MLLQLRFHRELYSDQMAEFPKSSKESSKNEAHKRSSSDTRNENVSKQQKREDYPYQMLPGMKLASSKPSAFRDFKFIRQDSFNNHEVASNQEQEFVAGASGLDADKGSGSCKDPSVEISPKEKSLQAAHMLDLNSPLPDLNVTPPEVESINDADKESNVQKGPSFVANDLQEIVKVVRKLEIEGHISGNFRLKFLTWYGLHCTAKERDVVHTFIRTLNDDPSCLAGQLIDLFSDIINMRS
- the LOC140886381 gene encoding uncharacterized protein isoform X2 translates to MAEFPKSSKESSKNEAHKRSSSDTRDENASKQQKREEYPYQMLPGLKLAASKPSAFRDFKFIRQDFFNNREVASNQEQEFVAGASGLDDNKGSGSCKDPSVEISPEEKSLQAAHMLDLNSPLPDLNVTPPEVESINDADKESNVEKGPSFVANDLQEVVKVVRKLEIEGHISGNFRLKFLTWYGLHCTAKERDVVHTFMRTLNDDPSCLAGQLMDSFSDIINMRS